A section of the Clostridium felsineum DSM 794 genome encodes:
- a CDS encoding motility associated factor glycosyltransferase family protein produces MNRKLEIVKTMVDNYTLKVDGVFIHSKYNPLKEAKTFVNSNIEQIKGEKYVVIYGFALGYHIDTVLKSMDEESSLIVFDADKDIVNIAKSGALYKRLIKDSRLKCFFNYDDKFLSEFSKALSLVNSIIIYRPSLKVLPEKFKDINRLLHGYELAKIEIEKHGKIAENNYCVNLSGDYKKIKDFLNASSLNKKDIVIVSSGPSLDFNIDALKRVRDKIKIFCVGSSAEFLAKEGIIPDMICIIDPQDIVYNQLKFVLNENVPLCFLASACSRVVSEWNYEKFMFFNDYKLASEHNDILIETGKSVATAALSIAVLSKPHKVILIGQDLGYLNGKSHHDNYGDGKSKGGKIVKSVDGKYIETNEGFLYFKSWIEEKIRKSSGIEFINCSRGAHIEGTKVSSLIDAVN; encoded by the coding sequence ATGAATAGGAAGCTTGAAATTGTAAAAACAATGGTTGATAATTATACGTTAAAAGTAGACGGTGTATTCATTCATAGTAAATACAATCCTTTAAAGGAAGCAAAAACGTTTGTTAATAGCAACATAGAACAAATAAAAGGTGAAAAGTATGTGGTTATTTACGGATTCGCATTAGGATATCATATTGATACTGTTTTAAAATCTATGGATGAAGAAAGTTCACTTATTGTATTTGATGCGGATAAAGACATTGTAAATATAGCTAAAAGTGGAGCTTTATATAAAAGATTAATTAAGGATTCTAGGCTTAAATGTTTTTTTAATTACGATGATAAGTTTTTAAGTGAATTTTCAAAAGCACTTAGTTTAGTTAATTCGATTATTATATATAGACCATCTCTTAAAGTACTGCCAGAAAAATTTAAAGATATAAATAGATTACTTCATGGATATGAACTTGCTAAAATTGAAATAGAAAAGCATGGAAAAATTGCAGAGAATAATTATTGTGTTAACTTAAGTGGAGATTATAAGAAAATTAAAGATTTTTTAAATGCTTCTAGCTTAAATAAAAAGGATATAGTAATTGTTTCTTCAGGTCCATCTCTAGACTTTAATATAGATGCTTTAAAAAGAGTAAGAGATAAAATCAAGATATTTTGTGTTGGCAGTTCAGCTGAATTTTTAGCTAAAGAGGGCATTATACCAGATATGATATGTATAATAGATCCTCAAGATATAGTTTATAATCAACTTAAATTTGTTCTAAATGAAAATGTACCACTTTGTTTTTTAGCTTCGGCATGTAGTAGGGTAGTTTCTGAATGGAATTACGAAAAATTTATGTTTTTTAATGATTATAAACTAGCTAGCGAACATAATGATATTTTAATTGAAACGGGAAAATCCGTAGCAACTGCAGCATTAAGTATAGCAGTACTTAGTAAACCTCATAAAGTAATCCTTATTGGACAAGATTTGGGCTATTTAAATGGTAAATCTCATCATGATAATTACGGGGATGGAAAAAGCAAAGGCGGTAAAATAGTGAAGTCTGTTGATGGAAAATATATTGAAACAAATGAAGGATTTTTATATTTTAAAAGTTGGATTGAAGAGAAAATACGTAAATCAAGTGGAATTGAATTCATAAATTGCAGCAGAGGGGCACATATAGAAGGAACAAAGGTAAGTAGTCTTATTGATGCTGTTAACTAA
- the csrA gene encoding carbon storage regulator CsrA has protein sequence MLVMGRKKGESILIGDDIEITIVNVDESSVKIAINAPREVTILRKELYNKIKEENKEALVKDSDLIKVKELNLKK, from the coding sequence ATGTTAGTTATGGGAAGAAAAAAAGGTGAGTCTATTCTAATAGGTGATGACATAGAAATAACTATTGTGAATGTAGACGAAAGTTCTGTTAAAATAGCTATTAATGCACCAAGAGAAGTAACTATTCTTAGGAAAGAACTATATAATAAAATTAAAGAAGAGAATAAGGAAGCATTGGTTAAAGATAGTGATCTTATTAAGGTAAAAGAATTAAATTTAAAGAAATAA
- a CDS encoding flagellin → MVINHNLNAMDALRQMNINNDQSAQSIQKLSSGYRINKAGDDAAGLAISEKMRAQINGLNQSTRNAQDGISLVQTAEGNLNETQAILQRMRELAVQSSTGTNTSTDRANLELEFKQLQSEVTRIAVQSEFNTKKLIDGSLSGTGKEMVFQIGANSGQTISLAISNMSATSLGVNTSSASIASQSGAQKAITSVQKAIDSVSSERAKLGSVQNRLEHTINNLNTDAENLQSAESRVRDVDMASEMMNYTKSNVLVQAAQAMLSQANQTPNNVLQLLR, encoded by the coding sequence ATGGTTATCAATCACAATTTAAATGCAATGGATGCATTAAGACAAATGAACATCAACAATGATCAATCAGCACAATCTATTCAAAAGTTATCTTCAGGATACAGAATCAACAAGGCAGGAGATGACGCAGCAGGACTTGCAATATCTGAAAAGATGAGAGCTCAAATAAATGGTCTTAATCAATCTACAAGAAACGCTCAAGACGGTATTTCTTTAGTACAAACTGCTGAAGGAAATTTAAATGAAACTCAAGCTATACTTCAAAGAATGAGAGAGCTTGCAGTTCAATCATCAACTGGTACTAACACAAGTACTGATAGAGCTAACCTTGAACTTGAGTTCAAACAATTGCAAAGTGAAGTTACAAGAATAGCTGTTCAATCAGAGTTCAACACTAAAAAGTTAATAGATGGAAGCCTTAGCGGAACTGGTAAAGAAATGGTATTCCAAATTGGAGCTAATAGTGGACAGACTATATCTCTTGCAATCAGCAATATGAGTGCAACTTCATTAGGAGTTAACACTTCATCTGCTTCAATAGCATCACAATCAGGTGCTCAAAAAGCTATAACTTCAGTTCAAAAAGCTATTGATTCAGTTTCAAGTGAAAGAGCTAAATTAGGATCAGTTCAAAACAGACTTGAACATACTATTAACAACTTAAACACAGATGCAGAAAACTTACAATCAGCTGAATCAAGAGTAAGAGATGTTGATATGGCTAGTGAAATGATGAACTACACTAAGAGTAACGTATTAGTTCAAGCTGCTCAAGCAATGCTTTCACAAGCAAATCAAACACCAAACAACGTTCTTCAGTTATTAAGATAG
- the fliD gene encoding flagellar filament capping protein FliD, whose product MSSTSGTSSSYNSPMRMTGLASGLDVDSIVSKLMQAYEVKRDTMKQDETYLEWKRDAYRTVTTSSATLSSTYFDQLNQDTYMLTPNAYADYTGVSDDNTNTTADTSKDTGVSASGHEGAAEGKYTVVVNRVGTVAKNATTLTGKTVTDSNGKTYNLGASGSAVAANGGKDTLTVVFNGKTQDFKLGNMSVNDTLKSVASYFNLNITSSNLDGQYHISANNSTGGKIFQTGTTGKITPGAAVDTSAPADVVVGVGGVTGGTGSLGAVDYSAGQNFFTNIFGAGSVNSAASVTATNANSVSTTLNNVTGISMVDGVNANVTIIEPNGSKGTVETMNNDFMMDGVEYDVSKIQLSQSGSTYTPHTANIQMTLNVDKIYKKVTDFIDKYNTYVQQINDKINETKTYSYKPLTDAQKKAMTTDEITKWETQAKQGIVANDSYLGNMITDLRKAFYTPVDGSGFTLTDLGIHSSSGVGDAVNKAGQMQYKPDELKTAIKKYGSSIYNLFAQKSTDEPSYIKNNDINQSSQQIAATMARREKRYSQEGIFQRINDVLQDYTRVSDVPPGTLVQLAGSATGTDTTSTLTKQIKDKLQAISNYDDTLAEKQEEYYKQYSQLETYLAQAQSQQQTLQSQLSKL is encoded by the coding sequence ATGAGTAGTACAAGTGGTACATCCTCATCTTACAATTCACCGATGAGGATGACAGGTCTAGCTTCAGGTTTAGATGTTGATAGTATAGTAAGTAAGCTTATGCAGGCTTATGAAGTAAAAAGAGATACTATGAAGCAAGATGAGACATATTTAGAATGGAAAAGGGATGCATATAGGACAGTAACAACAAGTTCAGCGACACTTTCAAGCACATATTTTGATCAGTTAAATCAAGATACGTATATGTTAACTCCAAATGCTTATGCTGACTATACTGGAGTAAGTGATGATAATACTAATACAACAGCAGATACCAGTAAGGATACTGGAGTAAGTGCATCAGGACATGAAGGTGCGGCAGAAGGAAAATATACAGTAGTTGTTAATAGAGTTGGTACAGTAGCAAAAAATGCTACAACACTTACAGGCAAAACAGTTACTGATAGTAATGGAAAAACCTATAATCTTGGTGCTTCTGGTTCAGCGGTTGCAGCTAATGGTGGAAAAGATACGCTTACTGTTGTTTTCAATGGTAAAACACAAGATTTTAAATTAGGAAATATGTCAGTAAATGATACACTTAAAAGTGTAGCTAGTTATTTCAATCTTAATATAACTAGTAGTAATCTTGATGGTCAGTACCACATAAGTGCAAATAACAGCACAGGTGGAAAGATTTTTCAAACAGGAACTACAGGTAAAATAACTCCAGGAGCCGCTGTAGATACTAGTGCCCCAGCTGATGTTGTAGTAGGTGTAGGAGGAGTAACTGGAGGCACTGGTTCTCTTGGAGCAGTAGATTATAGTGCAGGGCAAAACTTTTTTACCAATATATTTGGAGCAGGTTCAGTTAATTCAGCAGCTAGTGTTACTGCTACAAATGCAAATAGTGTAAGTACAACTCTAAACAATGTAACAGGTATAAGCATGGTTGATGGTGTTAATGCAAATGTTACTATAATAGAGCCAAATGGTTCAAAAGGTACTGTTGAAACTATGAATAATGATTTTATGATGGATGGTGTAGAATATGATGTAAGTAAGATTCAATTATCTCAATCTGGAAGTACATACACACCACATACAGCAAATATTCAAATGACTCTTAATGTGGACAAGATTTATAAAAAGGTAACGGATTTTATAGATAAGTATAATACTTACGTTCAGCAGATTAATGATAAAATAAACGAAACTAAAACCTATAGCTATAAACCACTTACAGATGCACAGAAAAAGGCAATGACTACTGATGAAATAACTAAGTGGGAGACTCAAGCTAAGCAGGGAATAGTTGCTAATGACTCTTATTTAGGTAATATGATTACAGATTTAAGAAAAGCATTTTATACCCCTGTTGATGGATCAGGTTTTACTTTGACAGATTTGGGTATACACTCCTCTTCTGGTGTTGGGGATGCTGTAAATAAAGCAGGACAAATGCAATATAAGCCAGATGAGTTAAAAACCGCCATAAAGAAATATGGAAGTAGTATATACAATTTATTTGCTCAAAAATCTACTGATGAACCATCATATATAAAAAATAATGATATAAATCAATCATCTCAGCAAATAGCAGCTACAATGGCTAGAAGAGAAAAAAGATATTCTCAAGAAGGAATTTTTCAGAGGATAAATGATGTTTTGCAGGATTATACAAGAGTAAGTGATGTACCACCAGGTACTTTAGTTCAGCTTGCTGGTTCGGCTACTGGTACAGATACTACAAGTACTTTAACTAAACAAATAAAAGATAAGCTTCAAGCTATATCTAATTATGATGATACTTTAGCAGAGAAACAAGAAGAATATTATAAGCAATATTCTCAACTTGAAACTTATTTGGCTCAGGCTCAAAGTCAGCAGCAAACTCTTCAATCACAATTATCAAAACTATAG
- the flgL gene encoding flagellar hook-associated protein FlgL, which yields MRVTNRMLTDTFLTDMNTNLQNMRDIQSQLTSGKKINKPSDNPYIATKSMQLNTDISINSQYNTNIKNTIYWLNQTDTALNQAGDIVQRMKELLISAGNGAYNQEQRDSIRAEINQRIYEFSNVINSSFSGQYLFGGTRGDEKPLDIMSNSSKNTYLMYNNESVDLPIASASGTTASIANSCGELDVQLGSGSTVKLQITSGASIQSIVDGINNQIASSSSLKGKVSAVSYVKGNQTYIRIKASNNKDITITNGTNIPALSSFKNKYIGVDKIDKISKSLSVEISQGVLSQYSVSATDIMNYKAATASGVEKSYDLRQVFSDIVNDLSSTSGVANLNTKDSDALDGLLENILSIRATVGASQNRMDSAQQNNQENNYNMTLILSNTEDTDITESTMNYAALQTVYLASLQTSAKIIKPTLMDYMS from the coding sequence ATGCGTGTAACAAATAGAATGCTTACAGATACTTTTTTAACTGATATGAATACCAATCTTCAAAATATGAGAGATATTCAAAGTCAGCTTACATCAGGCAAAAAGATAAATAAACCATCAGATAATCCGTATATAGCTACAAAATCTATGCAGCTTAATACAGATATAAGTATAAATAGTCAGTATAATACAAATATTAAGAATACAATATACTGGTTAAATCAAACAGATACAGCATTAAATCAAGCAGGAGATATAGTTCAAAGAATGAAGGAACTCTTAATATCAGCTGGAAATGGAGCATACAATCAAGAACAGAGAGATTCAATAAGAGCTGAAATTAATCAGAGAATTTATGAGTTTTCAAATGTAATAAATAGTAGTTTTAGTGGTCAATATCTTTTTGGAGGGACTAGGGGAGATGAAAAACCTCTTGACATTATGTCTAATTCCTCAAAAAATACTTATTTAATGTATAACAATGAAAGTGTTGATTTACCAATAGCATCAGCATCAGGTACTACAGCTTCTATAGCCAATAGTTGCGGTGAACTAGATGTTCAGCTTGGAAGTGGATCTACTGTAAAGCTTCAAATAACCAGTGGGGCTTCAATACAAAGTATAGTTGATGGGATAAATAACCAAATTGCTTCTAGTTCAAGCTTAAAGGGAAAAGTTTCCGCGGTATCTTATGTTAAAGGTAATCAAACATACATAAGAATAAAAGCTAGCAATAATAAAGATATAACTATAACAAATGGTACTAATATACCAGCTTTAAGTAGTTTTAAAAATAAATATATTGGTGTAGATAAAATCGATAAAATATCAAAAAGCCTTTCTGTGGAGATATCTCAGGGAGTTTTATCTCAGTATAGTGTAAGTGCTACTGATATAATGAATTACAAAGCAGCAACGGCTAGTGGTGTTGAAAAAAGTTATGATTTAAGGCAGGTATTTTCTGATATAGTAAATGATTTAAGCAGTACATCAGGAGTAGCAAATTTAAATACTAAAGATTCAGATGCTCTAGATGGATTACTCGAAAATATACTTTCAATTAGAGCGACAGTTGGTGCAAGTCAAAACAGAATGGACAGTGCACAACAAAACAATCAAGAGAATAATTATAACATGACATTAATATTATCCAATACTGAAGACACGGATATTACTGAGTCTACAATGAATTATGCAGCACTTCAGACCGTTTATCTTGCCTCTCTTCAGACAAGTGCAAAAATAATTAAACCAACACTTATGGATTATATGTCATAA
- a CDS encoding motility associated factor glycosyltransferase family protein, which translates to MNTITEITLNNISKEESGYCIEKSKDDKNIMKCFKNGKSIYLGSKYNVQRDIENFLKDIGEYNKESVFICFGLGAGEHIKELLNITENNLIIIIEHDNKVINAFVSKEENLELLRRDRVILTNFCGTDMIRAFQVMIPKDEVNNTNFAFFANYKRVYEKEAIETYKIYANFLNGALIEINTMIVHSEHFYESFMKNLKYILDSVPVNNFKEKFNKNMPAVVVSAGPSLEKNIHFLKEYKDKCVIITGGRTLKTLLDLGINPDYVCVIDPDIPAYNVMQGTFNCNSPLVFCEYTYSDILRDYKGEKVFFNDIGMLGIQKEFLNYDVDNIYEGGSVAHVCAGLGVYIGCDPIIFIGQDLAYTNDKAHSSSAGDTVIGNKKIIYVENIDGGMVKTDSVLNHYRLKIEEMIIFYKQNNFINSTEGGANIKGTKVIPLKKALEKYCSKEKQSTWVDWKISDRISKNEVINKLVHAKMKMQILKKELEKYIDLCNSFLENEKNWNKTSINSLNKKLSKIDKLINSSIKEMEFMRNLMIPNIYEVSMDKKYKEKYNEIEKDKIKRIYKKNLLLYNGIIGSIVDAIPDVEACIKSLEGI; encoded by the coding sequence ATGAATACTATAACAGAGATTACTTTAAATAATATATCTAAAGAAGAATCAGGGTACTGTATAGAAAAAAGTAAAGACGATAAAAATATTATGAAATGTTTTAAAAACGGTAAAAGTATATATCTTGGAAGCAAATATAATGTTCAAAGGGATATAGAAAATTTTTTAAAGGATATAGGGGAATATAATAAGGAAAGTGTTTTTATATGTTTTGGACTTGGAGCAGGAGAACATATTAAAGAGCTTCTTAATATAACAGAAAATAATCTGATAATTATAATTGAACATGATAATAAGGTCATAAATGCTTTTGTTAGTAAGGAAGAAAATTTAGAATTGTTAAGAAGGGATAGAGTTATTTTAACTAATTTTTGTGGAACTGATATGATAAGAGCATTTCAGGTAATGATTCCTAAGGATGAAGTTAATAATACGAATTTTGCGTTTTTTGCCAATTATAAAAGAGTATATGAAAAAGAAGCTATAGAAACTTATAAAATTTATGCTAACTTCTTAAATGGAGCACTAATTGAAATAAATACAATGATAGTTCATTCGGAGCATTTTTATGAATCCTTTATGAAAAATCTAAAATACATATTGGATAGTGTACCCGTAAATAATTTTAAGGAAAAATTCAACAAAAATATGCCAGCAGTAGTTGTTTCAGCAGGTCCTTCTCTTGAAAAAAATATTCACTTTTTAAAAGAGTATAAGGATAAGTGTGTAATTATAACAGGAGGAAGAACTTTAAAAACTCTTCTTGATCTAGGTATAAATCCCGATTATGTATGTGTCATAGATCCAGATATTCCTGCTTATAATGTGATGCAAGGAACTTTTAATTGTAATTCGCCACTAGTATTTTGTGAATATACTTATAGTGATATTCTTAGGGATTATAAGGGTGAAAAAGTATTTTTTAATGATATAGGAATGCTTGGTATACAGAAAGAATTTTTGAATTATGACGTGGATAATATATATGAAGGTGGTTCAGTTGCACATGTTTGTGCAGGGTTAGGTGTTTATATTGGATGTGACCCAATTATTTTTATAGGGCAGGATCTTGCATATACAAATGACAAAGCCCATTCTTCCTCTGCAGGCGACACAGTTATAGGAAATAAAAAAATAATTTATGTAGAAAATATAGATGGGGGAATGGTAAAGACAGATTCTGTTTTGAATCATTACAGGCTTAAGATTGAGGAAATGATAATATTTTATAAACAAAATAATTTTATAAATTCCACAGAAGGTGGAGCTAATATAAAGGGAACAAAAGTAATTCCACTTAAAAAAGCTTTAGAAAAATATTGTTCAAAAGAAAAACAATCCACTTGGGTAGATTGGAAAATAAGTGATAGAATAAGTAAAAATGAAGTTATAAATAAACTAGTTCATGCAAAGATGAAAATGCAGATTTTAAAAAAGGAATTAGAGAAGTATATTGATTTATGCAATAGTTTCCTTGAAAATGAAAAGAATTGGAATAAAACATCAATAAATAGTTTGAATAAAAAACTGTCTAAAATTGATAAACTTATAAATAGCAGTATAAAGGAAATGGAATTTATGAGAAATTTAATGATTCCTAACATTTATGAAGTTAGTATGGATAAAAAATACAAGGAAAAATATAACGAAATTGAAAAAGATAAGATAAAACGTATTTATAAAAAGAACTTATTGTTATATAATGGAATTATAGGCTCCATAGTAGATGCAATACCTGATGTCGAAGCATGTATAAAAAGTTTAGAAGGTATATGA
- the fliW gene encoding flagellar assembly protein FliW, which produces MKLETQYHGIIEYNENNVITLVKGMSGFENLKKFILVGIESNEVFSLFHSMEDTEVAFIVASPFYVKADYEVNLSDELVKELQINDEKDVLIVNTVNLSKDIKKMTTNLGAPIIININKRLGKQIIISDDEKMIKYPMIHG; this is translated from the coding sequence ATGAAGCTTGAGACTCAATACCATGGTATTATAGAGTATAATGAAAATAATGTAATAACCCTTGTAAAGGGAATGTCTGGATTTGAAAATTTAAAGAAATTTATATTGGTTGGCATTGAGAGTAATGAAGTATTTAGTTTATTTCACTCTATGGAAGATACAGAAGTTGCTTTTATAGTAGCATCACCATTTTATGTCAAAGCAGATTATGAAGTTAACCTAAGTGATGAACTTGTTAAGGAACTTCAAATAAATGATGAGAAAGATGTTCTTATTGTAAATACAGTAAATCTTTCTAAGGATATAAAAAAAATGACAACTAATTTGGGTGCTCCTATCATTATAAATATAAATAAACGTTTAGGAAAACAAATAATTATAAGTGATGATGAAAAAATGATAAAATATCCTATGATACATGGTTAA
- a CDS encoding HAD-IIIC family phosphatase: MTTAEYIKEYKKLKNNVYNKNIKIAYLPSSTLRGVKETLGVMCDSIGVKSEIYVSEYNQYTQQILDSSSELYKIKPDMVIIAIDLETVLGDDYFRSFTMEGFQRQKLKDKILKEVKNFVNIIRTSLNCSIILHNFEVPYYSPMGILESKQEFGFLEMVEEINHNLRKEFKAVDRVYVFDYDKFLSKLGKNSERDYKMYYLGDMKLDMKYVPDLCIEYMNYIKPTLSIIKKCLVLDLDDTLWGGVVGEDGIEGIKLGPTGQGKPFYEFQKFIKLLFEKGVILAVNSKNNYEDAIEVIRNHPYMLLGEENFADLEINWNDKASNIRTIAKKLNIGTDSIVFLDDDKLNCEIVKESLKEVKVVNMPKDPSLYLKTIIDISSEFNVLYLTDEDRKKGLMYAENRKRQELKEEIQSIDEYLKALNMCVEIKVDDEFNIARIAQLTQKTNQFNMTTKRYFEEDIKKFMLEDKYSVLAIAVKDKFGDNGIAGVCIIKKEHDVWYIDTLLLSCRVMGRKIEYAIMNYIEKSAYKKSVKTIKAVYIPTKKNIPVKSLYEDMGFKCVKEEEKIKFYEKSTENAVKKPEFIDIV; this comes from the coding sequence ATGACTACAGCAGAGTATATTAAGGAATACAAAAAGCTTAAGAATAATGTTTATAATAAAAATATAAAAATTGCATATTTACCAAGCTCAACCCTTAGAGGAGTAAAGGAAACTCTTGGGGTTATGTGCGATTCTATAGGAGTAAAAAGTGAAATTTATGTAAGTGAATATAATCAGTATACTCAACAAATATTAGATAGCAGTAGTGAATTATATAAAATAAAGCCTGATATGGTGATTATTGCGATTGATTTAGAAACTGTGCTTGGTGATGATTATTTTAGAAGTTTTACAATGGAAGGTTTTCAAAGGCAAAAACTAAAAGACAAGATTTTAAAGGAAGTAAAAAACTTTGTAAATATAATAAGAACAAGTTTGAATTGCAGCATTATTCTTCATAATTTTGAAGTGCCCTATTATTCTCCTATGGGAATATTAGAGAGCAAGCAAGAATTTGGATTTTTAGAAATGGTTGAGGAAATTAATCATAACTTAAGAAAAGAATTTAAAGCGGTTGATAGAGTTTATGTTTTTGATTATGACAAATTCTTAAGTAAACTGGGTAAAAATAGTGAAAGAGACTATAAGATGTACTATCTTGGAGATATGAAGTTAGACATGAAGTATGTTCCGGATTTGTGCATAGAATATATGAATTACATAAAGCCAACTTTGTCCATAATAAAAAAATGTTTGGTTTTAGATTTGGATGATACTCTTTGGGGTGGAGTTGTAGGAGAAGACGGCATAGAAGGAATAAAATTAGGTCCTACAGGTCAAGGAAAACCTTTTTATGAATTCCAAAAATTCATAAAATTACTTTTTGAAAAAGGGGTAATTTTGGCTGTAAATAGTAAAAATAATTATGAGGATGCCATAGAAGTTATAAGAAATCACCCTTATATGCTTCTTGGTGAAGAAAACTTTGCGGATCTTGAAATAAATTGGAATGATAAAGCATCAAACATTAGAACAATAGCAAAGAAATTAAATATAGGCACCGATAGTATAGTTTTTCTTGATGATGATAAGCTAAATTGTGAAATAGTTAAAGAAAGTCTAAAGGAAGTTAAGGTTGTAAATATGCCTAAAGATCCATCTTTATATTTAAAAACCATTATAGATATAAGTTCTGAATTTAATGTTTTATATCTTACAGATGAGGATAGAAAAAAAGGACTTATGTATGCTGAGAATAGAAAAAGGCAGGAACTAAAAGAAGAAATTCAAAGTATAGATGAATATCTTAAGGCTTTAAATATGTGTGTTGAAATAAAGGTGGATGATGAGTTTAATATTGCAAGAATAGCTCAATTAACACAAAAGACAAATCAATTTAATATGACCACTAAGAGGTATTTTGAAGAGGATATTAAAAAGTTCATGCTGGAGGATAAATATTCAGTATTAGCTATAGCTGTTAAGGATAAGTTTGGTGATAATGGAATCGCTGGAGTTTGTATAATAAAAAAAGAACATGACGTATGGTATATTGATACTTTGCTTTTAAGTTGTAGAGTAATGGGAAGAAAAATAGAATATGCCATAATGAACTATATTGAAAAGAGCGCATATAAAAAAAGTGTAAAAACTATAAAAGCAGTATATATACCTACAAAGAAAAATATTCCTGTAAAATCTTTGTATGAGGATATGGGCTTTAAATGCGTAAAGGAAGAAGAAAAAATTAAATTTTACGAAAAAAGTACAGAAAATGCAGTTAAGAAGCCTGAATTTATAGATATAGTTTAA
- the fliS gene encoding flagellar export chaperone FliS, producing the protein MYGSNAYKTYKNNSVTYASKEQLLLMLVDGAVKFSKMARNSMENNDIKNTHEYLIRVEDIFTELMACLDLSKAGEWGEDLFNLYSFINAQLVKANLKKDISILDETMPLIVEIRDMWHEAYKLSKR; encoded by the coding sequence ATGTATGGTAGTAATGCATATAAGACATATAAAAATAACAGTGTAACTTATGCTTCTAAAGAGCAATTATTGTTAATGCTTGTGGATGGTGCAGTAAAGTTTAGTAAAATGGCACGAAATTCTATGGAAAACAATGATATTAAGAACACTCATGAATATCTTATAAGGGTAGAAGATATTTTTACAGAGTTAATGGCGTGCTTAGACTTGTCAAAGGCAGGAGAATGGGGGGAGGACTTATTCAACTTATACAGTTTTATAAATGCTCAACTTGTTAAAGCAAATTTAAAAAAGGATATTAGTATTTTAGATGAAACTATGCCACTTATAGTAGAAATAAGAGATATGTGGCATGAAGCATATAAATTATCTAAAAGATAG
- a CDS encoding flagellar protein FliT gives MKNLTELLTKYKELTVKIYDKVNKDEYDEEVDTFFDKRKIIIEEIRDKNYTGEELRTTVKALRVLEEEKKLEDVLSLKKSEVQRAMAKLRVGKNARNTYGKGFSVGSFYMSKKI, from the coding sequence ATGAAGAACTTAACGGAGCTTTTAACAAAATATAAAGAGTTAACGGTAAAGATATATGATAAAGTGAATAAAGATGAATATGATGAAGAAGTAGATACTTTTTTTGATAAAAGAAAAATTATAATAGAGGAAATTAGAGATAAAAATTACACAGGAGAAGAGCTTAGGACTACTGTTAAGGCTTTAAGAGTACTAGAAGAGGAAAAGAAATTAGAGGATGTTTTAAGTTTAAAAAAGTCTGAAGTCCAAAGAGCTATGGCCAAACTTAGAGTAGGAAAAAATGCTAGAAACACCTATGGCAAGGGCTTCAGTGTAGGATCATTTTATATGAGTAAAAAAATATAA
- a CDS encoding flagellar protein FlaG, whose amino-acid sequence MDISLYCQGGQILETTPVNNEIGQPQRIEVNAVKVDQETENCKSDSEKEAKNTGKNIDKLLRRENTHVEYSVHKVFGDLIIKIVDNDTQKVVQEIPPEKILDMVAKLCEADGVLLDKKV is encoded by the coding sequence ATGGATATTAGTTTATATTGTCAAGGAGGACAGATATTAGAAACTACACCTGTAAATAATGAAATTGGTCAGCCTCAAAGAATAGAGGTTAATGCTGTAAAAGTAGATCAAGAGACAGAAAATTGTAAAAGTGATAGTGAAAAAGAGGCTAAAAATACAGGGAAAAATATCGATAAACTCCTTAGAAGAGAAAACACTCATGTGGAGTATTCAGTACACAAGGTATTTGGAGATTTAATAATAAAAATAGTTGATAATGATACCCAAAAAGTTGTACAGGAAATACCTCCTGAAAAAATTCTTGATATGGTTGCAAAGCTTTGTGAAGCAGATGGGGTTTTGCTAGATAAAAAGGTTTAG